The genome window AGCCATATACAATCTGCCATTGAGCAATGTATGGTGTACATTGGTGATATATAGGTTGTGTATAAACGGAAAACGTTTAAACTCAAACTTTAAAACTTAAAGCTATACCAAAGAGGAATCGGACTTAATAATATAGGTAAAATGTTATCCTTACTGTGGTTAATGTAATATATGAAGTTACTGGTATCCTACTGAACTAAACAGTTACATGCACTGTTTCGTGCCAGCGCGTCTCAATGCCCctggcctctcaccaatgtggtcgcagtgagttaagtccagctcatgctggcttcctctccagccgtacgtgacaaggtctgtcagcaagctacggatggtcgtgggtttcgcccgggctccccctcaccataatactgacgaacgttgtataagtgaaaaattctttagaacgacgtaaaacactaatcaagcaaataaataaacatttaccgTACTTGCCATTGTTTCGGTCCGTCGTCGTTTTCGCCACAGCCAATGAGTTCCAAATCCAGATGTAACTAGTTTGACAGCAGTTTTATGTCCGAAGTTTTGTCCTTTTTATAGCAAAGTGCGGTGATTTTCTTCTGGTCCTATATCAATTTCCTGCTCCAAGTTTAGCAGCCCACTTttgcttaagtgaaatattcttaaaccAGCCTTGAATCagattattaaatatattaaaaaaaaacaaaaaagaatgaaCTAAAACATGACTTAACGACTTTTTTTGCGAAGTAATTACCGGACTGTTTGTAAAAGTGACGCATCGATCGTTTGGATTTTATTCGGTAGCATGATCGGTGTCATCctttattttctaaaacaaCAGGTTAGCCGTGTGTGTAGGAGAGAGGTTTGTGTCCATTGAAAAGGCAAGCAAATGGATCATTCCAAGTTCACTAAGGATCTAAGTATAAGGCGGTAAACTGACACCCAGCCTAATATACATCAGAGAAAAGAATGACATCAACGTTAAGTTCCGACGCTGTGCCGTCGGTGCCACCACCAGCTTATGACGCAGCGCAGTCGGCATCACTCTCACCACCAAACATCGTCATGCCGGCGGATATCCAAGTGTCCTCGTCGTTTGATACCAAGGCCTTTCCAGCTGCCAACAGCCCGTCGGAACCTCCACCGCCTTACCAAGGCGACCCAGCTGCTAAGACCCACCAACCCTTCCtctccacggaggccccaccctTAGCCTATCTTGACATCATGCCGAGGATGTTGACAACAGGGTCGTTGGAGAATGAAATAGCACCGACTTTCGATTCCTATCCGTAAGTGCAAACTCACGGTTTCACATCTGGGCTATTCCGTAATCAAAATTTTGTCACTCGTGTGTGGCCCAGTAGACTTTGGGTTGAGGCCTTCGGACAAAGTTCAAAGGAAACAAGCTCAAACTagcagaaaaaatattaaaatattaaaaatataaatatgattaaaattcagATTGAACACATTTGCTAGATGAAAACACTAGCAAAagtatgtttattaaacatgcacGACATCATCACTTAGAAGATTATTGCGCACAGACAGTATAGGCCCTATACCACGAAGTAGTCCCAAGTACCCACcattcaaaaattattttccaatATTTCCTAATAAATTTTCACACCCCTACATTTAATCTTTACGCAGTTATGCTTTCTCCACCTTCAACGTTTTCCAGCACCGTCATAGCAACGGCGAATCAGTGGCTCTCCTCCAACCCGAGCTACATGGTGTGGAAGTGTGAGACTGTGGAGAAGAAGGTGGACAAAGGACCGTTTGTGGATATGAATTCTATGCTGCATCACGACTCGACTTTCGGTTTCAACGTATACGTTCGCGGACTGAGGTGGGAACATTGCTCTCTAAAAAGGACTGTGTGCTAGTGGTATACAGTGTTGTGGCAAACATGCACATCTACATTATTTTGTATACCAAccgtacacaaattgtgtaattcatgtgccacatccacagtgacatgtgtatatatgtgtgtaccgcTGATACACATATCACTGtggatgtgcaaatttgtacacaatccTTTTTAGAGAGTGGTTATTTTGGATCTGGGCCTCGAAACGAACATTCGCACAGCAATCGTCAAGCATAATGGACATTTAGTGTAATTAATGACGAGATCAGTTTGCAAAACAACGTGCTACACAAACAAATCTTTTATTCTTTCAGTACGTCACTGTTTCTATGTAGACCTAGTCGTGCCCGCCAAGCAAAGtcgtaaatgtacatgaagttcacaagcactgagAGTGGCAGCtgagaatatgtgttttttaGGCAGATTGGAATTGACCTGTTTAGGCGATTATGTCCGTTGTAATCCTTGTTcttgatttaaaatacatgcTAAGATCCTGGTCAAAACATGTAGTTATCAGTGAGATATGATCGTCTGTGGCTGCATATTGGCTGTTTGATGCAAAACGACCTGTGATTGGCCAATTAagtctttttttattatcttttttatttatcttccaaaattttattttcaccatgtcacaTTTATGGCTCCTTATGAAACAGGCGTGTCAACAAACAAAAGTAGATTTTGAGATCTGAAGAATCGATTTCCTAATTCCTTGCTTAATCAATCCGTTTtcctcgcccccccccccccccctgcctcCCTTTCCAATCCCACCCTGTAAATTCAGGTTAACATTATTCGTTTAATGATCTTGTGTCAAAGCATTTTTAGCTGACTGAAAAATGACCATGATCTCAATGAGTTTATATGTATTTAGATTATGGGTCACCCCGAAAGAGCCTCACGTGCAAGCACAGCAATTAGGTCCTACTGACCCATGTGCCTGTTGAAGAGGCTGTCGAGGGGGCATACACCGCTTTTGGTTACGGTTTGCATGGAGGGCACATGATGGGATACTCACGAGTGCAAATGCGACAGTTGATGCAGCGGCAGAGTTTGAAGAAGACTTTAGCTGCCCTCAACGAGCGGTTAAAATCAGAACCGCTTCCAGGTGAGATATTAATTTATGAACTATAAATACTTCGACGCGTCAAGTTTTAAGTCGAAGAGTCCTTGGCCCGTGCTGGTGCGAGCTTGAATCCAGCTTTCGTTGAGCTGGTTGGGCATTTAAGTAATTTCACttgttctgtccggtttcctctacccaaaCCGGCGTCGtactaatgaaatattttggagtacaatgtaaacaatcaAACTGCGCTCCTACACTGTGAGGCATATGGAAGTGGATGCGAAAACTTGCACGGTCAGTAATGTGTAAGCGTGTGATTAAGTCGCTGTTGTTGGATTCCCAGAGGAaaggaaagtgaaaaaaagggaaaagacacaaaacaacaacaatatcaACAAAAATTAGATATGAATGTCCACAATACACGAAATCcaacatgtttttctttcatacatttCTGTTCAACGATATTGTGTAAGAACGGTTTTAGGCGATATCACGGTTTTAGAAAAGACAGTTATTGTTTTAACCATGGATTTTGCAAAAAGGTAACAAAGCTATTAATATATATAAGTCCTGTGCAAATTATATTCTGGGGCACAGCTTACTGACCGGAATTCCCACATGCAACCGGAgcggaagccagtatgagctggacttgaactctcaatGACTGCAGGGGAGAAAAAATTGACTAGGGTTTATCTGTATGATTATGGATGAACGGTTTCAGGTCAGATCATGAACGTAGAAACAGCCTGGGACAAAGCCCGGGAGGGGTTTTTGTTGAAGGAGTATGACCCAGACTGTATGTGCCGGCACGAAAAGGGAGGGTCCAGCCGTCTGTACCTCCAGGTCGTCAGGATCTTCTATTTGATTGGTCCTCCAGCGCACGAGGAGATAGGTACGTGCCAGGCAGGTAAACGTTTTGACATGACGTGACGATAAGTTTAAACGGGTTCAGCCATTTGCCGTATAAATGTGGTGAAAAGTAACGGCTATGAGACACATACATCGTGGTTTACCACAGCGTTTCCTGACTTTTCGTGacttttcattggtgttttttcttcttgGCTTGAGGACTTAACGTCACTTTCctcattatttcagtcatatcgcaACATATGCTGACGTATTTACAGTGCCCTCTCATTGGAATTACATGACATTTAAGATTTAAATGGCCACGTTGAAGTTTCTGTAAATACAGTCTCTTATTTAGGAGTCTGCATTTTGGCTAAACTAATCATACTTACCTGCGTTCTGCTGTAGACTTACGTGCAGAGGACTTTGGATGCAATCATCCTTTTAGCTGTTTTAAAACCCAGTTAACAggtcacatttatttatcatatgtttgtctattttaaGTTAATATATGCATTTGATCGGCCTCAGAAACGTAATTGTCATGGCTCTTTTGCAAAGTACATTGTAATTAATTCGTGAAGACGTTTGTTGTGATGATGGTACTTCTAAAGCTTTGAGAAACATGGCGTTGGTCTTCCTAGTTTGAATTATCACTTCTGTTTCACAGACATCCATGATACTGTACCACAGTGTACCATGAAACCCAGTATGAACAAACCCCCGAAGTTCCAGTCCTTCACTGAGACAGTTTACCAAACCGGTCActggttacaacaacaacaggtatCCTGTATGGAAATTATACCAATGGTTCTTTTCTTTCCACACAAATGTGATTACTGCAAATAGGCGATTTGGGCACCAGTGTTAGGGGCAAAATGGCAACGTTGTAATTCATAGCAGAAGTTCCGTCGAAATTTAAACTATAAAACGTACCCGAATGTAGTCAAGTCTACTAATAAGAGATGGTGTACTGAATTTTGGAAAATGACACAACTGTGTCAAGACCAGTGAAAATGCTGGATCTAGTGAGAATCAAgcttttatctatttgattactgtttcacgccttactcaagaatatttcacttacacggcggcgggcagcattatggtggaaggaaccgAGCgaagccagggggaaacccaagaccatccgcaggctgcagacaggccttcccacgtacgactggagaggaaatcaacatgagctggacttgaactcataaccgcattggtgggaggttcctgagTGCTTGTGTCGCCGGGGCCTGCTACCCCCGCGGCCCCGGAGACCCCTTGAAACACACAAACTGTCAGGATCTACAGTTCTACCAATTAACTGACATAAAGCCAGATGGAAGCGGCTCGTTTGGTAGAGATCACTGTTATACATGTGATGAGTGagtgcgagtgcttggggtttaacgtcgtactcaacaatttttcagtcatatgacgacgaaggaatcattagggtgcatgtacgtgtaatgtgcctccttgttgcaggacggatttccaccgctcttttatttagtgctgcatcactgagacgacttaccgaaggcaagtaatccgccccgcccgagccattatactgatacgggtcaaccagtcgttgcactatccccttcatgctgaacgccaagtgaggaagttacaactcttttaaagtcttaggtgtgactcgatcaaggattgatcctggatctaccggtccccaactgtgctatccgggccggtacatGCGATGAATAATCGTGCTCACGTAGACACCGTAAGATAAGACTTTGTtgcaatgtgatttttttttgaccaTCCAGTGCATCGGAGGCAATTGCCGTGTTGGTCAGGGATTGCATCAACagtaatgtatattaaattgaTGGATTTAGGGACCGAAGGTCAATCATTCAAGTCCGCATTATGACTGGTTTCAGGATACGTACACTTGTTTCAGTTTCGAAAATGGcttgatttattgtttaatgATGATGGTCATGATGATGGCAACACAACATCGATAACTGTAA of Liolophura sinensis isolate JHLJ2023 chromosome 13, CUHK_Ljap_v2, whole genome shotgun sequence contains these proteins:
- the LOC135480928 gene encoding uncharacterized protein LOC135480928, yielding MTSTLSSDAVPSVPPPAYDAAQSASLSPPNIVMPADIQVSSSFDTKAFPAANSPSEPPPPYQGDPAAKTHQPFLSTEAPPLAYLDIMPRMLTTGSLENEIAPTFDSYPTVIATANQWLSSNPSYMVWKCETVEKKVDKGPFVDMNSMLHHDSTFGFNVYVRGLRLWVTPKEPHVQAQQLGPTDPSFGYGLHGGHMMGYSRVQMRQLMQRQSLKKTLAALNERLKSEPLPGQIMNVETAWDKAREGFLLKEYDPDCMCRHEKGGSSRLYLQVVRIFYLIGPPAHEEIDIHDTVPQCTMKPSMNKPPKFQSFTETVYQTGHWLQQQQGIRIVNIVSQECPLRLCFNDVEIETNSTVEQELFSLTNHFVKVVRVIFVRSKATASSAYGAICLTSKLFLPVRLGQKSYETMPVTVWRIASWLRAAGLQIFGVDTQRMLMTNISRGSGVQEDRVDTTIYGMRAKYWVTGIRVYFGCMYQEPPPHMLPPAPYWEITQQSSSSTCNLL